The Bradyrhizobium ottawaense genome window below encodes:
- a CDS encoding SpoVR family protein: protein MTERLFEGADWDFHTLQRITDACEMVATKDLGLDVYPNQIEVITAEQMLDAYSSVGMPLFYKHWSFGKQFAFHEASYRKGLMGLAYEIVINSSPCISYLMEENTATMQTLVIAHAAFGHNHFFKNNYLFKQWTDADGILDYLDFAKTYVMQCEERYGRVEVERTLDAAHALMSHGIDRYPGKKKLDLRAEEKRAGRRRQHEEEVFNDLWRTVPKGAAKSRSALSIERRRKLLGLPQENLLYFLEKSAPRLAPWQRELLRIVRHIAQYFYPQSQTKVMNEGTATYVHYRIMTKLHEQGRITDGNFLEFLGSHTNVVFQPEFDDPRFSGFNPYALGFAVMQDIERIVTKPEDEDREWFPDIAGKGDVMGVLRDVWANYRDESFIAQFLSPKLMRHFRMFHLHDDPEERAGIRVDAIHDERGFRRVRRELARQHDVGFIDANIEVVDVDLSGDRRLILHHHVIKGSQLNETDAKRVLQHLADLWTYDVALIEVDANDKVMREYVVSPRPIPAAVA from the coding sequence ATGACGGAACGATTGTTCGAAGGCGCGGATTGGGATTTCCACACCTTGCAGCGCATCACCGATGCCTGCGAGATGGTGGCGACGAAAGATCTCGGGCTCGACGTCTACCCGAACCAGATCGAGGTCATCACCGCCGAGCAGATGCTGGATGCCTACTCCTCCGTCGGCATGCCGCTGTTCTACAAGCACTGGTCGTTCGGCAAGCAATTCGCTTTCCATGAGGCATCCTATCGCAAGGGCCTGATGGGGCTCGCCTATGAGATCGTGATCAACTCCTCGCCCTGCATCTCCTATCTGATGGAGGAGAACACGGCGACGATGCAGACCCTCGTGATCGCGCACGCCGCTTTCGGCCACAACCACTTCTTCAAGAACAACTACCTGTTCAAACAGTGGACCGACGCCGACGGCATCCTGGATTATCTCGACTTCGCCAAGACGTATGTCATGCAATGCGAGGAGCGCTACGGCCGCGTCGAGGTCGAGCGCACGCTCGATGCCGCGCATGCGCTGATGTCGCACGGCATCGACCGCTATCCCGGCAAGAAGAAGCTGGACTTGCGCGCCGAGGAGAAGCGGGCAGGGCGGCGCCGCCAGCACGAGGAGGAGGTCTTCAACGACCTCTGGCGCACCGTCCCCAAGGGCGCGGCCAAGAGCCGGTCAGCGCTCAGCATCGAGCGCCGCCGCAAGCTGCTCGGCCTGCCGCAGGAAAACCTGCTCTACTTCCTGGAGAAGAGTGCGCCGCGGCTGGCGCCGTGGCAACGCGAGCTGCTGCGCATCGTCCGCCACATCGCGCAATATTTCTATCCGCAGAGCCAGACCAAGGTGATGAACGAGGGGACGGCCACCTACGTCCACTATCGCATCATGACCAAGCTGCACGAGCAGGGCCGCATCACCGACGGCAATTTCCTGGAATTCCTGGGATCCCACACCAACGTGGTGTTCCAGCCCGAATTCGACGACCCGCGCTTCTCCGGATTCAACCCCTATGCGCTCGGCTTTGCCGTGATGCAGGACATCGAGCGCATCGTCACCAAACCGGAGGACGAGGACCGCGAATGGTTCCCCGACATCGCCGGCAAGGGCGACGTGATGGGCGTGCTGCGCGACGTCTGGGCCAACTACCGCGATGAAAGCTTCATCGCCCAGTTCCTGAGCCCGAAGCTGATGCGGCACTTCCGCATGTTCCATCTGCACGACGATCCCGAGGAGCGTGCCGGCATCCGGGTCGATGCCATCCACGACGAGCGCGGCTTCCGCCGTGTCCGCCGCGAGCTGGCGCGGCAGCACGATGTCGGCTTCATCGACGCCAATATCGAGGTCGTCGACGTCGATCTCTCCGGCGACCGCCGGCTGATCCTGCACCACCACGTCATCAAGGGCTCGCAGCTCAACGAGACCGATGCCAAGCGGGTGCTGCAGCACCTGGCCGATCTCTGGACCTACGACGTCGCGCTGATCGAGGTCGATGCCAACGACAAGGTCATGCGCGAATACGTCGTCAGCCCGCGCCCGATCCCGGCGGCGGTGGCTTGA
- a CDS encoding YeaH/YhbH family protein — MHIIDRRLNPGGKSLENRQRFLRRAKSLVQGAVKKTSQERDIKDVLEGGEVTIPLDGMHEPRFRREGGTRDMVLPGNKKFIEGDYLQRSGQGSAKNSGPGEGDSEDAFRFVLSRDEFVDLFLDDLELPDLAKRKIAQTESEGIQRAGYTTSGSPANISVSRTVKLALARRIALKRPRKEEIEELEAALAACTDEDERVELLAQLEKLKAKSKRIPFIDPLDIRYRRFETVPKPVAQAVMFCLMDVSGSMSEHMKDLAKRFYMLLYVFLKRRYKHVEIVFIRHTDRAEEVDEQTFFYGPASGGTLVSSALQAMHEIVRERFNPSDWNIYAAQASDGDNSYSDGELTGLLLTDKILPVCQFFAYLEVGESGGSAFDLSDSSLWTLYERLRNGGAPLSMRKVSERSEIFPVFHDLFQRRETAQEKAAP, encoded by the coding sequence ATTCACATTATTGACAGGCGCCTGAATCCAGGCGGCAAGAGTCTTGAGAACCGCCAGCGGTTCTTGCGTCGGGCCAAATCCCTGGTGCAGGGCGCCGTCAAGAAGACCTCGCAGGAACGCGACATCAAGGACGTCCTGGAGGGTGGTGAGGTCACGATCCCGCTCGACGGCATGCACGAGCCGCGCTTCCGCCGCGAAGGCGGAACGCGCGACATGGTGCTGCCCGGGAACAAGAAGTTCATCGAGGGCGACTATCTGCAGCGCTCCGGCCAGGGCAGCGCCAAGAATTCCGGCCCGGGCGAAGGCGACAGCGAGGACGCCTTCCGCTTCGTGCTCTCCCGCGACGAGTTCGTCGATCTCTTCCTCGACGATCTCGAACTGCCGGATCTCGCCAAGCGCAAGATCGCGCAGACCGAGAGCGAGGGCATCCAGCGCGCCGGCTACACCACGTCGGGCTCGCCCGCCAACATCTCGGTGAGCCGGACGGTGAAGCTGGCGCTCGCCCGCCGCATCGCGCTCAAGCGTCCCCGCAAGGAGGAGATCGAGGAACTGGAAGCCGCGCTCGCCGCGTGTACGGACGAGGACGAGCGCGTGGAGCTTCTCGCCCAGCTCGAAAAGCTGAAGGCGAAGTCCAAGCGGATTCCCTTCATCGATCCGCTCGACATCCGCTACCGCCGCTTCGAGACGGTGCCGAAGCCGGTGGCGCAGGCGGTGATGTTCTGCCTGATGGACGTGTCGGGCTCGATGTCCGAGCACATGAAGGATCTCGCCAAGCGCTTCTACATGCTGCTCTACGTGTTCCTGAAGCGCCGCTACAAGCACGTCGAGATCGTCTTCATCCGCCACACCGACCGCGCCGAGGAGGTGGACGAGCAGACCTTCTTCTATGGCCCGGCCTCGGGCGGCACGCTGGTCTCGAGCGCGCTGCAGGCGATGCACGAGATCGTGCGCGAGCGCTTCAACCCGTCGGACTGGAACATCTACGCCGCGCAGGCCTCCGACGGCGACAATTCCTATTCCGACGGCGAGCTCACAGGGCTCCTGCTGACCGACAAGATCCTGCCGGTCTGTCAGTTCTTCGCCTATCTCGAGGTCGGGGAATCCGGCGGCAGCGCCTTCGATCTCTCCGACTCCTCGCTCTGGACCCTTTACGAGCGCCTGCGCAACGGCGGCGCACCGCTCTCGATGCGCAAGGTCAGCGAGCGCAGCGAGATCTTTCCGGTGTTCCACGATCTGTTCCAGCGCCGCGAAACTGCCCAGGAGAAAGCCGCTCCATGA
- a CDS encoding STM3941 family protein — MAMLGKSMHAHPEGLAFAVADSQQSAMTIDASRDLEIRRCATQLRLLVAAGFAMTLLSASLAFDLWDGLGDYDTTLGYAGVVLFGLVTCRLIWMLPAERGAVVVVTPYGIRDLRIGNEFLPWDSIAEISAEESRGHKMIVLTPTPALQQQLCGIRDLARCARNDRIVILSDGLATDFDTLLRACRDCHAASTPRAALQQEDERGTQGGNQGGAQGFAVQAS, encoded by the coding sequence ATGGCCATGCTGGGGAAGAGCATGCACGCCCATCCTGAAGGTCTGGCGTTTGCTGTCGCCGACAGCCAGCAATCTGCCATGACCATCGACGCATCCCGCGATCTCGAAATCAGGCGATGCGCGACGCAGTTGCGGCTGCTGGTTGCAGCGGGGTTTGCGATGACCCTGCTCAGCGCGAGCCTCGCTTTCGACTTGTGGGACGGTTTGGGCGACTACGACACGACGCTCGGCTATGCCGGCGTCGTGCTGTTCGGCCTGGTGACCTGCCGGCTGATCTGGATGCTGCCCGCCGAACGGGGGGCGGTCGTGGTCGTCACCCCCTACGGCATCCGCGATCTGCGCATCGGCAATGAATTTCTGCCGTGGGATTCGATTGCAGAGATTTCGGCTGAGGAAAGCCGCGGCCACAAGATGATCGTGCTGACGCCGACGCCGGCTTTGCAGCAGCAGCTCTGCGGCATCCGCGATCTGGCCCGTTGCGCGCGAAACGATCGCATCGTCATCCTGTCGGACGGCCTGGCGACCGATTTTGATACATTGCTGCGCGCTTGCCGCGACTGTCACGCTGCCAGCACTCCGCGCGCCGCATTGCAGCAGGAAGATGAACGCGGCACCCAAGGTGGTAACCAAGGCGGCGCTCAAGGCTTCGCCGTACAAGCGTCATAA
- a CDS encoding bifunctional transaldolase/phosoglucose isomerase produces the protein MNPVKELEKHGQAVWLDFLARGFIAKGDLKRLIETDGVKGVTSNPSIFEKAIGSSDEYDAPIGKALKRGDRTVADLFEAVAIEDIQNAADVLRPVYDRLKGGDGYVSLEVSPYLAMDTSGTVTEARRLWKDVGRKNLMVKVPATPEGLPAIEQLIGDGISINITLLFSKAVYLQVAEAYIAGLEKYVAGGGDPSHVASVASFFVSRIDSVVDKQLDDKIARANDPSEKERLAALKGKVAIANAKVAYRDYKRLFSGPRWDKLAAKGAKPQRMLWASTGTKNKDYSDVLYVEELIGPDTINTVPPATLDAFRDHGKPRDSLEENVEDAYRVLEELERSGVSLDAITEELVKDGVKLFADAADKLYGAVAHKRATVLGPALDRQSLSLGDGLGKAMAKSTEEWRASAKIRRLWQRDKSVWTGTDEDKWLGWLDSAAKADVADYEDYAGRVKGQKFSDAVVLGMGGSSLGPEVLAETFGKKPGFPKLHVLDSTDPAQVRAMEARIDIANTVFIVSSKSGGTTEPNAMKDYFHERVAQALGPKAKTGFRFIAVTDPGSSLEKAAKKLNYARIFHGEPSIGGRYSVLSPFGLVPAATAGIDVKTFVKHALAMARSCGPDVPPSENPGVQLGLAIGLAGLEGRDKVTILSSKKIADFGAWAEQLIAESTGKEGKGLIPIEGEPLGDPSVYGNDRFFIDIRVEGEADAAHDSKLAAIEAAGHPVVRIVMKSIDHLGQEFFRFEMATAVAGSVLGINPFDQPDVEAAKIKTRELTASFEKTGALPEEQPVVSTDEADLYTDEANATALRAAGANGDLTSWLKAHLSRSGDGDYVALLGYVARDKLTIDALQAMRLEVREKRQVATCAEFGPRFLHSTGQAYKGGPDSGVFLQITADDAKDLAVPGQKASFGVIKAAQARGDFDVLTERGRRALRVHLKGGLKKGLAALNAALNDALN, from the coding sequence ATGAATCCCGTCAAAGAACTGGAAAAGCACGGACAAGCCGTCTGGCTGGACTTCCTGGCCCGCGGCTTCATCGCCAAGGGCGACCTGAAGCGGCTGATCGAGACCGACGGCGTCAAGGGCGTCACCTCCAACCCCTCGATCTTCGAGAAGGCGATCGGCAGCTCGGACGAATATGACGCCCCGATCGGCAAAGCGCTGAAGCGCGGCGACCGGACCGTGGCCGACCTGTTCGAGGCCGTCGCGATCGAAGACATCCAGAACGCGGCCGACGTGCTGCGCCCGGTCTATGACCGCCTCAAGGGCGGTGACGGCTATGTCAGCCTGGAGGTCTCGCCCTATCTCGCCATGGACACATCAGGCACGGTCACTGAGGCGCGCCGGCTCTGGAAGGACGTTGGCCGCAAGAACCTGATGGTGAAGGTGCCGGCGACGCCGGAGGGCCTGCCGGCGATCGAGCAGCTGATCGGCGACGGCATCAGCATCAACATCACGCTGCTGTTCTCCAAGGCGGTCTACCTCCAGGTGGCCGAAGCCTACATCGCCGGCCTCGAAAAATACGTCGCAGGCGGCGGCGATCCCTCGCATGTCGCGAGCGTGGCCAGCTTCTTCGTCAGCCGTATCGACTCCGTGGTCGACAAGCAGCTCGACGACAAGATCGCCCGCGCCAACGATCCGTCCGAGAAGGAGCGGCTCGCCGCGCTCAAGGGCAAGGTCGCGATCGCCAACGCCAAGGTCGCCTACCGGGACTACAAGCGCCTGTTCTCGGGTCCCCGCTGGGACAAGCTCGCCGCCAAGGGCGCCAAACCGCAGCGGATGCTGTGGGCCTCCACCGGCACCAAGAACAAGGATTACAGCGACGTCCTCTATGTCGAAGAATTGATCGGCCCCGACACCATCAACACCGTGCCGCCGGCAACGCTGGATGCGTTCCGCGACCATGGCAAGCCGCGCGACAGCCTGGAAGAGAACGTCGAGGACGCCTACCGAGTGCTGGAAGAGCTGGAGCGCTCCGGCGTCTCGCTCGACGCCATCACCGAAGAGCTCGTCAAGGACGGCGTCAAGCTGTTCGCGGACGCCGCCGACAAGCTCTACGGCGCCGTCGCCCACAAGCGCGCCACGGTGCTTGGGCCCGCGCTCGACCGCCAGTCTCTCTCGCTCGGCGACGGGCTCGGCAAGGCGATGGCCAAGAGCACGGAGGAATGGCGTGCATCGGCCAAGATCCGCAGGCTGTGGCAGCGCGACAAGTCGGTCTGGACCGGCACGGACGAGGACAAATGGCTCGGCTGGCTCGACAGCGCCGCCAAGGCCGACGTCGCCGATTACGAGGACTATGCCGGCCGCGTGAAGGGGCAAAAGTTCTCCGACGCCGTCGTGCTCGGCATGGGCGGATCGAGCCTCGGGCCGGAGGTGCTGGCCGAGACTTTCGGGAAAAAGCCCGGCTTCCCAAAATTGCACGTGCTGGATTCCACCGATCCGGCGCAGGTGCGGGCGATGGAGGCCCGGATCGACATCGCCAACACCGTGTTCATCGTCTCCAGCAAGTCGGGCGGCACCACCGAGCCGAACGCGATGAAGGACTATTTCCATGAGCGCGTTGCGCAAGCGCTCGGCCCGAAGGCGAAGACGGGCTTCCGCTTCATCGCGGTGACCGATCCCGGCTCATCGCTGGAGAAGGCCGCCAAGAAGCTGAACTACGCCCGCATCTTCCATGGCGAGCCCTCGATCGGCGGACGCTATTCCGTGCTGTCGCCGTTCGGCCTCGTGCCGGCGGCGACCGCCGGCATCGACGTCAAGACCTTCGTCAAGCACGCGCTCGCCATGGCGCGCTCCTGCGGACCGGACGTGCCGCCGAGCGAAAACCCGGGCGTGCAGCTTGGCCTTGCCATCGGCCTCGCCGGCCTCGAAGGCCGCGACAAGGTGACGATCCTGTCGTCGAAGAAGATCGCCGATTTCGGAGCTTGGGCCGAGCAGCTCATCGCGGAATCGACCGGCAAGGAGGGCAAGGGCCTGATCCCGATCGAGGGCGAGCCGCTGGGCGACCCTTCCGTCTACGGCAACGACCGGTTCTTCATCGACATCCGCGTCGAAGGCGAAGCGGACGCCGCCCACGACTCCAAGCTTGCCGCGATCGAGGCGGCCGGCCATCCCGTGGTGCGCATCGTGATGAAGTCGATCGACCATCTCGGCCAGGAGTTCTTCCGCTTCGAGATGGCGACCGCTGTGGCGGGCTCGGTCCTCGGCATCAACCCGTTCGACCAGCCGGACGTGGAAGCCGCCAAGATCAAGACCCGCGAGCTTACCGCGTCGTTCGAGAAGACCGGCGCGTTGCCGGAAGAGCAGCCGGTGGTCAGCACCGATGAGGCCGATCTCTACACCGACGAGGCCAACGCCACCGCGCTGCGCGCCGCCGGCGCCAACGGCGACCTCACCTCGTGGCTGAAGGCGCATCTGTCGCGCTCCGGCGACGGCGATTACGTCGCCCTGCTCGGCTATGTCGCGCGGGACAAGCTGACCATCGACGCGCTCCAGGCCATGCGGCTCGAAGTCCGTGAGAAGCGGCAGGTCGCAACCTGTGCCGAGTTCGGACCGCGCTTCCTGCACTCCACGGGGCAGGCCTACAAGGGCGGACCCGACAGCGGCGTGTTCCTCCAGATCACCGCTGATGATGCCAAGGACCTGGCGGTACCCGGCCAGAAGGCGAGCTTCGGCGTGATCAAGGCGGCGCAGGCACGCGGCGATTTCGACGTGCTCACCGAACGCGGCCGGCGCGCGCTGCGCGTCCACCTCAAGGGCGGGCTCAAGAAGGGCCTCGCGGCACTCAATGCGGCGCTCAACGACGCGCTGAACTAA
- a CDS encoding PrkA family serine protein kinase has protein sequence MYNDSLFNAFAKSFEARSQHDMSMAEYLESCRSDPMKYANAAERLLAAIGDPQTIDTAKDTRLGRIFLNRTIRTYPAFAGFYGMEETIERIVGFFRHAAQGLEERKQILYLLGPVGGGKSSLAERLKSLMEVHPIYVLKAGDELSPVFESPLSLFDPDQLGPMLEEKYGIPRRRLTGLMSPWCYKRLEAFGGDISQFRVAKIQPSRLRQIAISKTEPGDENNQDISSLVGKVDIRKLETYAQNDPDAYSYSGGLNRANQGVLEFVEMFKAPIKMLHPLLTATQEGNYIGTENIGAIPFTGVILAHSNEAEWSSFKANKNNEAFIDRICVIKVPYCLRVTEEQKIYEKLIQGSELASAPCAPSTLETLARFSVMSRLRKHENSTLFGKMRVYDGESLKESDPKARSVQEYRDAAGVDEGMDGVSTRFAFKILAATFNHDPQEVAADAVHLMYALEQSIRREQLPEEVEKRYLEFIKADLAPRYAEFIGNEIQKAYLESYSDYGQNLFDRYVDYADAWIEDQDFKDPDTGQLLDRELLNQELTKIEKPAGIANPKDFRNEVVKFSLRSRAQHGGKNPTWTSYEKIRDVIEKRIFSQVEDLLPVISFGSKKDGETEKKHGEFVARMVERGYTERQVRRLVEWYMRVKQAG, from the coding sequence ATGTACAACGATTCTCTATTCAACGCTTTCGCTAAGTCGTTCGAGGCGAGAAGCCAACACGACATGTCGATGGCGGAATATCTGGAATCGTGTCGAAGCGATCCCATGAAATACGCGAACGCGGCCGAGCGACTGCTAGCGGCGATCGGTGACCCCCAGACGATTGACACGGCCAAGGATACCCGCCTTGGCCGTATTTTTTTGAACCGTACGATCCGTACCTATCCGGCCTTCGCCGGCTTCTACGGCATGGAAGAAACCATCGAGCGCATCGTCGGTTTCTTCCGCCATGCGGCGCAAGGTCTCGAAGAGCGCAAGCAGATCCTCTATCTGCTCGGCCCGGTCGGCGGCGGCAAATCCTCGCTCGCCGAGCGCCTGAAGTCGCTGATGGAAGTGCATCCGATCTACGTGCTCAAGGCCGGCGATGAACTCTCGCCCGTGTTCGAGAGCCCCCTCAGCCTGTTCGATCCCGATCAGCTCGGCCCGATGCTGGAAGAGAAATACGGCATTCCGCGCCGTCGTCTCACCGGCCTGATGAGCCCGTGGTGCTACAAGAGGCTGGAAGCCTTCGGCGGCGATATCTCCCAGTTTCGTGTCGCAAAAATCCAGCCGTCGCGGCTGCGCCAGATTGCGATCTCCAAGACCGAGCCCGGTGACGAGAACAACCAGGACATCTCCTCGCTGGTCGGCAAGGTCGATATCCGCAAGCTCGAGACCTACGCGCAGAACGACCCCGACGCCTACAGCTATTCCGGCGGCCTCAATCGCGCCAACCAGGGCGTGCTCGAGTTCGTCGAGATGTTCAAGGCGCCGATCAAGATGCTGCACCCGCTGCTGACCGCGACGCAGGAAGGCAACTATATCGGCACCGAAAACATCGGCGCGATCCCGTTCACCGGCGTCATCCTCGCGCATTCCAACGAGGCCGAGTGGTCGAGCTTCAAGGCCAACAAGAACAACGAGGCCTTCATCGACCGCATCTGCGTCATCAAGGTGCCGTACTGCCTGCGCGTCACCGAGGAGCAGAAGATCTACGAGAAGCTGATCCAGGGCTCCGAGCTCGCGTCGGCGCCTTGCGCGCCTTCGACGCTGGAGACGCTGGCGCGGTTCTCGGTGATGTCGCGCCTTCGCAAGCACGAGAACTCCACCCTGTTCGGCAAGATGCGGGTCTATGACGGCGAGAGCCTGAAGGAATCCGATCCGAAGGCGCGCAGCGTCCAGGAATACCGCGACGCCGCCGGCGTCGACGAGGGCATGGACGGCGTCTCCACCCGCTTTGCCTTCAAGATCCTGGCCGCGACCTTCAACCACGATCCGCAGGAGGTCGCCGCCGACGCCGTGCATCTGATGTACGCGCTGGAGCAGTCGATCCGCCGCGAGCAGCTGCCGGAGGAGGTCGAGAAGCGTTATCTCGAATTCATCAAGGCGGATCTGGCGCCGCGCTACGCCGAGTTCATCGGCAACGAGATCCAGAAGGCCTACCTGGAATCCTACTCGGATTACGGCCAGAATCTGTTCGACCGCTACGTCGACTATGCCGACGCCTGGATCGAGGACCAGGACTTCAAGGATCCCGACACCGGCCAGCTGCTCGATCGCGAGCTTTTGAACCAGGAGCTGACCAAAATCGAGAAGCCGGCGGGCATCGCCAACCCCAAGGACTTCCGCAACGAGGTCGTCAAATTCTCGTTACGGTCGCGAGCCCAGCACGGTGGCAAAAATCCGACCTGGACCTCCTACGAGAAGATTCGCGACGTGATCGAAAAGAGGATATTCTCGCAAGTCGAGGACCTGCTTCCGGTCATCTCTTTCGGATCGAAGAAGGACGGCGAGACGGAGAAGAAGCACGGCGAGTTCGTCGCACGCATGGTGGAGCGTGGCTACACCGAGCGTCAGGTTCGCCGGCTCGTCGAATGGTACATGCGTGTGAAGCAGGCCGGTTGA